gatcttagtcttgataggtttttaatatatgggtggcattaaaacttaaaattttagagtgagggtttaacttttaattttaattattttgtcttgcatatatatatattatagtatctcatactaatatatgacaaaataataaaattattttatatagtcatttaaatctgatttaaagactaaaataatttattttctattttcttataattattttgtcttgcatacatatattatagcatcctatatgcatatatatatatatagacaataatgcatagtatctcatactaacacatgacaaaatatagtcatttaaatctaatttaaagactaaaagaaaataataaaatatagtcatttaaatctaatttaaagactacaaataataataataaaatatagtcttttaaatctaatttaaagactaaaagaaaataattttaaaatattattttcttattattattattattatttttttattaattattttcagggGCAAAATCGTAATTTTGGGGCATCATCTTCTTCCCCCAGCTTCTGCCCGAAGGTCCAGAAGCCCGCCGGACTTTCCGGCCGTTGCCCTCACCGTCGCGCGACTCATCGGCGGGCGATCCACAGATGCACGACCCACCGGCGCGCGAGGCACTGGTCGAGCGATCCCCGGGCGCGCTACCCCTTGGGTCGCGCGACCCACGGGAAGGCGCGACCCACTGGGAGGAGCGACCCTCCGGTCGTGCTACCCCTCGGGTTGCGCGACCCACCGGTCGCGCGACCTGCGGGGAGGCGCGATCCTCCGGGGCCGGCCTTCTCAGTCACTGCGTTCCAGGCAGTGACGCCGACTAGGCTATTGACGGCCGAAGAATCAGTCGTTCCTCGCCGGCGGCGGCAAAGAGCAGGTGGTCGCGAGCGTCACACGCCCTCCACGTCCGCCCATCAGCCTCGCCAATTTCTGGGTTCACGATGACTGTTCATCGTGAATCCAgttgcaaatatttttatttaattaatttaattttctaacaaaattaaaattatttaaatgatcTAATCATTTATCTGTAACTATCATGCCATTCTTataaacatatatcacatatataatatcaatcatagcataattaatttaaacgaaaagcacaacctggctctgataccactgttgggaaatccggagattaattgcaatctaattgcgcagcggaaaaataaaattttggatttcctttcccagaatccgagtgctccgtttaaatcataagaaagatgtgagactaacctgttaatctcgtagtgaagatacactggcggactgatggtgctgccttttcaaacgaacaccctctatggtatccacacgaacgtcttctatccttctagagtgctagctcttttcaagatggatagattatgtgctctatgttctacaatcttttagactgagttttctcaaaacttttacaacccaaaaaaaaaccccacctactcaatctgtagaaggagtatttataggcctcagtctttttattttcccacaactcttttcctaaaagagttgtgcttagaacccactatcacaatctcacagatactcaaatatctttatgtgatagagtcctttatctgtaacacttacagatagactgcagatcttttaaatattattatctcataataataaattattatttttaataataataacacttattattattaattatattaataattaatattaataataatattaataataataacattttattattattaattatactaatgggcttttagcccattatatagcacatcaacaacgttcttgtgtgtgacccaataggctcatattaattggcaataggcccagtccaacaaggcctataagtcataagtggcctctagcaagacattatgactacccaactaatatgaggatcaatagtccgataaagcctattaaatagaacatgtattaatccctttgtctcacgatatctagtttgaacataagtcatggtcaatgtcaaacttataatgttcaaacttatgatttctcgatctctaagtagactgataaattcaaatgatattgatcacactatcaattcatttgagcacggccatgcatttctcagtctcactcatcgaggggcccagaagatatctctctcatagagagggacaaatcctatcttgattgttcattttcctctacataatttctattatgctcaatcataacctttatgattgtccgattaaagacaacgtttgattatgtcaaaacataacagtccttatgttggaaactatgacaatctcaagtcaaaggattaagacataactactttgagattcacttatgacaatgacccatgtagtgatctcaatgcgggtccatccaatactttgttctctaacaagtatttatgattattgatttatatcaacatatacataatcatctcatgattatcaatcaataatcatactagttatattttattattatcaacataataataagtaaccagggatgataatcattattatgtaacatgcaaacaaataataatgataaaaacctcttttattaataaccaaaacgacatacaaaaaggcccaagataatggcctagggcatatacactaacaacaAGTACAAAaggtttataaaaaaatatagaccAAAAGATAATTCTCAAACACATCTTTACAAAGATccaaaaaaagtaatttattttgaGTATAACAAATCCAGTTATATTAGAGCTAATTGTCcaaaaagcaaaaagaaaaaaaaaaaaagaagataaaagaaagaaaactatAGCTGCAGTATGGGACGCAATATATAAAAGTTTAAGTAATGATTCAaaagaaaacaataaaattGATCTCTGCTATATGGCTCTTAAAAAAGAAGTTGTTCAATCTTCAAAAGTAAAAGATATTAAGGTCTGtcttaaacataaaaatataaagaagaaacaaataaataacatGTTAACAATAGATGCTCACATCACATTACTAGAAACAAGATCTTATTCAGCAAATTGATGATGAAATCAGAAGAATTTGTGAGATTTGGAGATAGAGATAGAgcacaaattattaaaaatggaACGATTGGACTGAAACTATGTATTGATCACTTATCTTGGGACATCAAGATTAAATAgcaatttatctaaaattatatacTCCTTTAGAAAGTATAAAAAagtcttatttttctttttaattcataTCAAATTATAGGCTATTACTAATATTAATTTAGtaatatgaataatataatttttaataaaataatatattatattatttttaaaatatgtaaatatttaaataaacctATATTTATAAAATGGATAGACTTAGCTTTAGGAATTACTATGATTTCATATCGTGCCTTTTTTTCCTAATGAGGTGTATATATGTAAATGTAAGTATGTATTTTCCaagtcaattttaaaaaaaaaaaaaaacaaaaaatcccATAACGATACCAATACATTCACAAAGCCGATATCCTTGTACAATCAAAATactaaaaagtttaattaaattaataatttttaatgtaactgaaaaagaataattaagttaataaaattaagaaataattttcttatcaattaatattttatttcagtagaagaattttaaaattattttttgtcaatgtataaatttaatataaaaattcttAAGGTTAATTGTTTGAAAAAATAACCTACTATCAAtgcattaaatttgataaaaaaaatatttaatattaaaaattttgtaacaattgaattaaattcaattattttttttataaattttcaaatttaacttttttaacttaaaacttttattttaaagaaattaaaataatacataattgtttaagaattaatttaaattattttttaataaaataaattatttcaaataaatgtAAAAATGGATAATTCATTGAtggagtatatatatatatatatatgctataGTAAAAATCAAAcacatttatatcaaaagatacGCGTGGTTTATGGATATGCATTTCATTAGTTTTCACTTCTTAATCAATAAATCAACTTGatgaacaaaaaaaatatatttaattttattttatttttaaatctttttaaatatctcttaatatttaataaaatttaatatatttaaaataaatataattaaaaatataattaaaaaaattatacgtttttaataagtataaaaaaataaaataaacaaaaattacgAAATAGATATTCTtcatttttttgataaaaattataatattattataaatttctatttaattcttgtgttatgtatttatatttttagaaatatattaaaaacttcatgtgattttgaaaattcaattttgtaatattattaaaaaattatatatatatatatatattaattttttaaaaaataaaatcaataaattaaaatatattattataatgaaaataaatattttataattaatataataaatatattttattataatatacaataaattaaatataatataatatatatttaatattatattataaaatataaatttattatatttacatgTCAATATTATAAAACGATATTCTTTAGTAACATATTTTTTAGCTGttgctatatttttttatatattgatgCTGAATCATTTTGTATCAAGTTAcactaaaaaattaatactaagAAATTGTTACCGTAACATATTTACTACTAAACTgttatcatattttttaacaatatcttttattttttataatataacattaagaatatttaaaaaaattaaatataataaatttatattttatagtaatattaaatatatttcatattatatttaattttaataaaacaatatatttaatttatttaaaagaataatgtatttattaattaaaaaaacttaataatttataattaatatataatggagtgaagaatataaattaatattaaataatagaaaaataaaaatatttaaaaaaaaaaggttagatGGAGTAACAAGTTTCCTTTATTTGATACGATGGagaataattttcataaatttcataattatgtACGAGCGTGgtttttagatttattaaagaaaaattaattaattaattaattaaaaatcaagacaacgtgtttttatttatttatttatttatttatttattaatgatataattaaatatattttttaatatatataataaaatgtattactataatatataatataactattaaaaaaattttatattaatattaaatagtaatataatatatttaatattatattataaaaataacgattataaaaaatattatataagcttgtataaaaaattattcaaatactatttaattcctGTATGGTAATAGaccattgaatttaaattttgacatgtaaatataataaatttatattttataatattaaatatattttatattatatttaattttattaaaaaatatatttaatttattatatattataataaaatatattttattatatttattataaaaatatttaattttatcattaatatgGTCGAAAAAGAGTTGTGATTGGTTAATTATGCAAGAAAGAACGCAAGGTGGATAGAGCGTGTGGCCGCCACTCCAACGTTTAAATTAATAAAccgaaaaaaatgataaatataatgaATTGTTTAAAACTCTATATTAGTTATATAAGAAAAGTATATTTTGATCCTGTgattattagtttttatattataagaaaataaaattaattataactttTTTTGCAGAAATTTACTTTTATCTTTTGTGACTAGCACTCTTTGGTGGTTATCCACGTCGtagcattttttttttagcAAAAACTTGCCTTTGGTTTTTGGAATTAGCACTCAAATACTTGCCTGATGGATGTTCGCCTTGTAACTTGGCATAAAATGCATTGTTTAACAagactaacacccagattataACTTGAGAAACCTGCTTTGTAGTCTTAGCGTCAAATGTCTTTTTCAGCAGGACTAACAATCGAATTATAGTTAGGCGGAACTCGCCTCCTATGGCTTAGTGGAATCCGCTTTGTGGCCTGACATAAGATGTCTTGTTTAGCGAAATTAACACCTAGATTATGGGCTGACAGAATCTGCCTTGTGACCTTgacatcaaatgcctttttggCGGGATtaacactcggattatggcATGACGGAACCCGCCTTGTAGCATGGTATAAGAtgtcttgtttagcgggactaacacccagattataGTCTGACAGAACCCGTCTTGTGTCCTTGGTATCAAATGCCCTTTTTGGCAGaactaacacccagattatgACTTGGCGGAACTCACCTTGCAGTCTGGTATAAGCTGCCTTGTTTAGaaggactaacacccagattgTTGCCTGACGGAACCCGCCTTGTTGCCTTGTTGCCTTGTTCTTATCTTCACGCTTTCATCTATATCATTGCTTCTTTAGCTTTTGGTTTTTGTATTTAACTCCTGCTTTTATTCTCTCTTAATGCTTGGATTTCATCATCTAGGTTGATATACTTCTGGGTTTTATCCATTAGCTATCGGTATGTAGCGGTTGAGTTCTTGATTAGAGAATCCATTAACTTGATGTTGTGCGTTCCTTTTTTCAAtacttcacatgctatctcatgatttaattctttcACTTGTATTGTTTCTGCATTGAAccatgagataaaactccttaaaaactTGCTCTTTCCTTAATGTTGGACTCAGATGTTAGTACCATTTCAGAGCAAATCCTGTGagtgttgatggaaacactCAGCAGAACACAAAGTGGTTGACATCTTGGAGTTGCATGGTCTTCCTAAAAATCGCCAGGTGACTTGTACTATCTACtgttccatcatatttgtccaaactAGGCAATTTCAACTTGGTTGGGAAGGTCTCTACTAAAATCTCTTCTAATAGGGGCGATGCATCGTCTAGGCCATAGTTCTTCTCTGGTTCCTTTTAGTACCTTTGAACAGCCGTACCATTTTTCAGTCGACGTCCCTTGGAGTATCGTCTAATGAGTCTTCCTTTTCAAACTCGGCCTTTCCTTTGGACCATGTCTAGGTCGCCTCTGTTTAAGTCATTGGGGTATCAATGGAATCGCCTCTGTTTAAGTCATTGGGGTATCAATGGAAGCTTTCTCCCTTTCCTTGGTAGCTATGAAGGATGTTTCCCTCTGAGTTTTGTATTGTTCGAGAGTAGCCTGCGATCTTTTGATGTACTGGAGCATTTTTTCATTGTTTAGATTATGGAGATCTGTTTCATTGAGTATAGAGAGTGTGTTTTGTCCACTTCCAAGAGTGAAAAAAATGACAGCACCCTCATTGATAGCAATCTTAATAGCAACTCGTAAATTGTCGACTAttttgagagaaagaaagatttctttttaaaaaaaatggaaataaaAGACTAGttttaatctaaataaatagaaaaagaattCAATAGAATTTCcaacatcaaaatcaaatgatgtTGTCAAAATAAAACTGTATTGCGATTGGTTAATCCTACAAAAAAGAGAATATGAGGTGGTTGACGTTTATAACCGCAAATCTAACACTTAAATCAATAAATCGAAGAAGATGACGAATATAATGAATTGTTTAGACTTAGAATAGTTGCGTAAGAAAAGTGTAATTTACTTTATGCGATTAAAACaagggtaaactgtaatttagtccctctggtttagtgaaatgtaacattttgtccctctgttttaaaaaatcttcaatttagtcactgtgatttttaaaaactatgatattagtccctcccgttagattttcagttaaatcaccgttaattttagttaaaaagactaaaatacccattctctctccttcctcttcctcctcttcttcttctccttcccgatctccttctccttctgcttcttcttctccttcccgatctccttcttcttcttcttcttcttcttttcctacCAAAAAGATGAAGCAAGAACAGAACCCCGAGGTGAAGATGGTGGAGTGGTTGAAAATCTTTAATCTTTCTTGTTTTTGTTGGTTTCTCTCTCTTGTTTTTTCTTATTTGCAAAGGAAGCTGTGCTGGGTTGAGTTTTAAGATAAGAATCAGtttagaaagagagagagagagagagaggtttgGGGATTTGAAGCATTAGATTTGTCACAAAATGCACTCACGGATAGCTTACCTCCAAGCCTGTTTCAGCTTCAGAACCTGACAAAGCTTCTCTTAATTGCTAACGACATTTTCGGTTCGATTCCTCCTGAGGTGGGAAACTGTGTCTCTCTTATTCGTCTTCGGCTTGTTAATAACAGAATCAGTGGAGAAATTCCAAAAGAAATCGGGCTCCTGAAAAACCTCAGTTTCCTCGACTTGTCTGAAAACCATATTGGTGGAACGCTGCCAGCAGAAATTGGCAATTGCAATGAGCTGCAGATGCTGAACTTAAGCAACAATACCTTTAGAGGCACTCTGCCTAGCTCTTTATCTTCTTTGAATTTGAGTTGGAATGCACTCACTGGGACGATTCCACCCCAGATTTCTGCTCTGAACAAATTATCCATTCTTGATCTCTCACACAATGAACTGGAAGGAGATCTGATGGCACTTGCAGGACTCGAAAATCTTATTTCTCTAAACATCTCTCACAATAATTTCACAGGCTATCTTCCCGACAACAAGCTTTTCCAACAGTTATCAGAAACAGAAATGGCAGGAAACCAGGGACTGTGTTCTAAGGGTCGAGACTCATGTTTCCTTAGAAAAGCCACATCGATGAGCATGTCAAATAACAGTAAATTGAAGAGATCACATAGAATTAAACTTGTCATTGCATTGCTTATCACCTTAACTATAGCAATGGCAATTTTTGGAGCAATTGCAGTTTTCAGAGCTCGGAAACTGATGAGAGATGATTGCGAATCCGAGATGGGAGGGGATTCATGGCCTTGGCACTTCACCCCatttcagaagctaaattttTCAGTAGAACAAGTTCTGAAATGCCTAGTGGAAGCCAATGTAATTGGGAAGGGATGTTCATGAATAGTGTATCGTGCAGAACTAGAAAATGGAGAAGTCATTGCAGTTAAGAAGCTGTGGCCAACAACAATGGCTGTAGAGAAAGACTCTCAAAATGACAGGTTAGACATTAGGGGAGTTCGGGATTCCTTCTCCACTGAAGTAAAAGCCCTAGGTTCTATCCGACACAAGAACATTGTCAAATTCTTGGGTTGCTGTTGGAATCGAAACACAAGATTGCTTATGTACAATTATATGCCAAATGGAAGCCTAGGCAGTCTCCTCCATGAAAGCAGTGGAGGTTGCTTGGAATGGGAAGCGAGGTACCGAATCATCCTGGAAGTAGCACAAGGCCTTGCTTATTTACACCATGCTTATTGGGAAGAAGAAGatcgggaagaagaagaagaagaaggagaagaagaagaagaagaagaagagagaatgagtattttagtctttttaactaaaattaacggtgatttaactgaaaatctaacgggagggactaatgtcatagtttttaaaaatcatagtgactaaattgaagattttttaaaacagagggacaaaaggttatatttcactaaatcagagggattaaattatagtttacccttaaaaaaattaagttaattttattgatttatttttttaaaaaattaatatatatatatataaaaataaaataaaataaaagcttGCCACATGACATGTCGAGTAGCAGGCTTTTAAAttgctattttttaaaaaactgaaaaagaaaaagagaaagtatATGTGTGACAGGCATCTCCTTACACAGATGCTGTGTAAAATTTGACGTCACGAAAGCATAGTAAAActaagttttgaattaaacttaaaaaggtctttttttttttttaacactaTAACCTATTCCAAACAAGGGATTAATATATAAACTAATGACAATaatgttaaaaattttaacgaaaatTGCCTTTAATTGAATTCTTAAAATCacataactatttaatatatttttaaaaatttaaaactagcttattaatttatttttctactgAGACTGAATAATAATtcttttcatattattattgttatttgacATATAAAAATTCTACGTACAACGTTTTTTaaacttaattattataatattaaaaaatcatcAATTTAGAAGAATTCATGATTAAAAAAGTGAAACTTATCTGTGGCTTCACCTTTATGAATGGAACAAGTCTTTTGTATATTCCCATGTATATACTTAAACAATTTATAAATGatggataaattaaattataatgaaaaaaaaaaaaaaaagaagaagctaAAGCCACGAGGAAGAGCGAAGGTTGATTCAGTGGTTGGCTAGATAGATTTTGACTGTTTCCAGTTCTCAAGGCAATTTAGTGACATCAAATATTGAACTGTCCTCCATTCTTTTACTTCTTCCACTCTTCTTCCCCCTCTTCATATTTAAATACACTTCTCCTCCTGTCTATTTTCTTCATCCTCTTTCATAGCTAATACTCCCAAGTTACAAGGTCTTCATCTTCTTTCAGGTATGCTCTCTCTCTCATGGCTCTGCTTTCTTTTAAGCCGCTTTCTCCAATGGATTTTGTCCATCAACAATTACAACCGTGACTTTATCTctcttatataattattttcatatttctaATTTATCCATCAGATTAGCTTTTCACTTTTGTACAATTTCAATTGTGATTATTCATCTCATAATTTGAACTATAATCGatggacaaaaaaaaaaatatctctgAAAGCAATTGAATTAGCAcgttaaatttgaaaaatatcaaaattcaaCGCAGTGAGAAGTCGGCGAGTTCGAATTGTATTGCATTATTAGTTTTTAATTCGTTATGTTAATTACTTTTTGCTGTTTTGATCTTCTTAAACCTCGACGTTAAGCTAATTTCTTCAACCAAGGAACTTTTTATCTTGTCTTGTACTTTTGCCTGCAAATACTTTGCATGCTGACTGAGTCTTAGCTGTCACTGCCATGTCAGCGTTTCTTAAACGCCTACCACGTTGAATatttataacaaataaataaatatctcaaacttttaattttttgctgaaagtaaattaaaaagaaaataattatccagaaaaaaacaataaaattaagattttttttttgttgttgttatGGACTTCTagcaataaaattaagaataagattttatccaaaaataaataaataagaatttttgtTGTTCTTTTTATTGGATTTTATGATTTATTACATTCCAAGCGTATTTGATACTCTATTGTTTCTTCTTCCGTTACCTACTACTATTTCCACTAAATACAAATACACATTATCATTCCATATTTGCCCCTGAGTCGTGTGAGCTCTCTAACGCGGATTTCACACTGACGCCGGCCTACTTAAAACCCTCACAGTCTGAGACCTCGTCTCTCTCATTATTCTTTCAAAaacaaataacttttaaaacaaaaataaaaaatcactaCCAGTGATTAACTTGTGTTTCCCTTTTTCCATTTCCTTTTACAGGTTCTACTTTTTTCTACAATGGCTGATCGAGTCCACCCCCGTGACTCGTCCCCATCATCTTCCGAGTTCAAGCCTCCGGCACCTTCCTCTCCGGAACACCATCCTCGGCCGCCTCAGTCTCCCATGAAACCTCCAGATTCTTTGCCTGACAAATCTGTTCCTCCAATTCCTGGAACTTACGTTATCAAAATCCCCAAGGACCAGGTCTACCGTGTTCCTCCTCCAGAAAACGCCAAGCGCTTTGAGAAACTCTCTCGCAAGAAGCCAAGACGCAGCGCTTTCTGCTGCTGCTTTTGCTGGTTCCTCGGCCTCCTTCTTACCCTCATTATCCTCGCCGGCATCGCCGCTGCTGTCTTATATCTTGTTTTCCGCCCCAAAGCTCCTAAATACTCGATTGATTCTATATCCATTAAAGGTTTCAATCTGTCATCATCAGTCCCTCTCTCGCCGGAATTTGATGTCACTGTTAGAGCCGACAACCCCAACGGAAAAATAGGGATTGATTACCGGTCAGGAAGCTCAGTTAATATCTTTTACGATGACGTTAAGCTCTGTAACGGTAAACTGCCAGTATTTTATCAGCCAAGCAATAACGTGACTCTGTTTGTAACGGCGTTGAAAGGGTCGGGGATTGAGTTAGCAAGTGGGGTACATAAGGCGTTGGTTGACGGCGAAAATAAAGGAACGGTGCGGTTTAAAGTGAAAATCAGGGCGCCGGTGAAGATTAAGGTGGGGTCTGTTAAGACATGGAAGATGACCGTTAAAGTTAACTGTGATGTATCAGTGGATAAGTTGAAGTCTAACGCTCAAATTTTGTCCAAGGACTGTGATTATGGTGTTGATCTATGGTAGGAAATAGgaattttgttttgtttt
This sequence is a window from Manihot esculenta cultivar AM560-2 chromosome 4, M.esculenta_v8, whole genome shotgun sequence. Protein-coding genes within it:
- the LOC110613196 gene encoding NDR1/HIN1-like protein 13; protein product: MADRVHPRDSSPSSSEFKPPAPSSPEHHPRPPQSPMKPPDSLPDKSVPPIPGTYVIKIPKDQVYRVPPPENAKRFEKLSRKKPRRSAFCCCFCWFLGLLLTLIILAGIAAAVLYLVFRPKAPKYSIDSISIKGFNLSSSVPLSPEFDVTVRADNPNGKIGIDYRSGSSVNIFYDDVKLCNGKLPVFYQPSNNVTLFVTALKGSGIELASGVHKALVDGENKGTVRFKVKIRAPVKIKVGSVKTWKMTVKVNCDVSVDKLKSNAQILSKDCDYGVDLW